In Girardinichthys multiradiatus isolate DD_20200921_A chromosome 18, DD_fGirMul_XY1, whole genome shotgun sequence, a single window of DNA contains:
- the znf296 gene encoding zinc finger protein 296, which translates to MSRRKLGSRPQHLSAIQAPDVCEMEEAADSSDDHHLPPPPQVRAPENGSDLLTCGQCSQAFPLAHILAFIQHKQGGCISRNQTGGVTPPSPAGRAGCQQVTSAEPRPGFIELRRGASRDRSWGEEPSLSVRAELSKSGSDEPSFFTCLQCDGVFCSAWTLLQHAQHRHSFSIYQEDEEDDAYMGGREGHKENKPVAAVLDPQHLSQALATAFKPSTLRRSRQNHGTSASLQAMNFSVRLRELAEGNNTNGSYPMGPVLSPSSSPPAASTFPQTGTLQADFHCELCDQNFHSLRALSAHRRTHACDRPYHCGVCGQAFPQSGQLARHIRSHHREAAGGSGCESVETVLMEEDIGRQGVRGRLQGAGMVEKELDLTLPKHPSVASGLMLLNSQLRPPDRELLRLYQHHRAGGEEAAEGQGEPQPASPCASPSEGSLESGETGGSGESGIASGNCTPKRPEIGERARGVGEWENERGELVEREKEWGSGVQEWQRDFERRSAARGGATTTGANGNSAPGSTGKKKKDEACEFCGKQFRNSSNLTVHRRSHTGERPYRCGLCNYACAQSSKLTRHMKTHGAQGAKASFLCQLCAVPFTVYATLEKHLKKVHGLSHASVGAYAQASAADTLAALRVGEEAGAVVVKMEEDEASLESKVQGEVVRDMEVEEGRGSPATVEDLLHKSSAEVSLALASSH; encoded by the exons ATGTCCAGGCGCAAACTTGGGAGCCGACCGCAACACCTGAGCGCAATTCAAG CCCCAGATGTCTGTGAAATGGAGGAAGCTGCAGACTCGTCAGACGACcatcatcttcctcctcctccccaggTTCGAGCCCCTGAAAATGGCAGTGATCTACTAACCTGTGGGCAGTGCAGCCAGGCCTTCCCGCTCGCCCACATCCTGGCGTTCATCCAGCACAAACAGGGAGGCTGCATCTCACGAAACCAAACTGGCGGCGTCACTCCCCCTTCACCTGCTGGTCGAGCCGGGTGCCAGCAGGTTACCAGTGCCGAGCCACGACCTGGCTTCATCGAGCTCCGGAGAGGGGCTTCCAGGGACCGCTCCTGGGGGGAGGAGCCCAGTCTGAGTGTGAGGGCGGAGCTCAGCAAATCAG GTTCTGACGAGCCCTCATTTTTCACTTGCCTTCAGTGTGATGGGGTGTTTTGTTCAGCATGGACGCTCCTGCAACACGCTCAGCACAGGCACTCCTTCAGCATCTACCAAGAGGACGAGGAAGATGATGCTTACATGGGAGGAAGAGAGGGCCATAAAGAGAACAAACCTGTGGCAGCCGTTCTTGACCCGCAGCACTTGAGCCAAGCTCTCGCCACTGCCTTTAAGCCCTCGACTCTGCGTCGCTCCCGTCAGAACCACGGCACCTCAGCTAGCCTCCAGGCTATGAACTTCTCAGTGCGGCTTAGGGAGCTCGCTGAGGGGAACAACACCAACGGCAGCTACCCCATGGGCCCCGTGTTGTCTCCATCCTCATCTCCACCAGCAGCTTCTACATTTCCTCAGACTGGCACCCTTCAGGCTGATTTCCACTGCGAGCTGTGCGACCAGAACTTCCACTCACTGCGCGCCCTGTCTGCCCACCGCCGGACTCACGCCTGCGACAGGCCCTATCACTGCGGGGTGTGTGGGCAGGCCTTCCCTCAGAGTGGGCAGTTGGCTCGTCACATAAGGAGCCACCACCGGGAGGCTGCAGGTGGAAGTGGATGTGAGTCTGTGGAGACGGTCCTGATGGAGGAGGATATTGGGAGGCAGGGGGTTAGAGGAAGGCTTCAGGGGGCAGGGATGGTGGAAAAAGAGCTGGACCTGACCCTCCCCAAACACCCCTCTGTAGCTTCAGGCCTAATGCTGTTGAACTCCCAGCTTAGACCGCCTGACAGGGAGCTATTGAGGCTGTACCAGCACCACAGAGCTGGAGGTGAGGAGGCAGCTGAGGGGCAGGGGGAGCCACAGCCTGCCTCACCCTGCGCCAGCCCCTCTGAAGGCTCCCTGGAGAGTGGAGAGACGGGAGGGAGCGGAGAAAGTGGCATCGCCAGTGGCAACTGCACACCCAAACGCCCAGAAATAGGTGAGAGGGCACGAGGAGTCGGAGAGTGGGAGAACGAACGAGGAGAACTTGTCGAGAGGGAGAAGGAGTGGGGCTCGGGTGTGCAGGAGTGGCAGAGGGACTTTGAGCGCAGGAGCGCTGCAAGAGGAGGAGCCACCACCACTGGAGCAAATGGCAACTCTGCTCCTGGTTCTACtgggaagaagaagaaagacgAGGCCTGTGAGTTCTGTGgtaaacagttcagaaacagcagcaacctGACCGTGCACCGCCGGAGCCACACGGGGGAGCGACCGTACCGCTGTGGCCTCTGCAACTACGCCTGCGCTCAGAGCTCCAAGCTGACACGCCACATGAAGACCCATGGTGCACAAGGGGCCAAGGCTTCCTTCTTGTGCCAGCTGTGCGCTGTGCCCTTCACTGTGTACGCCACCCTGGAGAAACATCTGAAGAAAGTCCACGGCCTGAGCCACGCCAGTGTCGGGGCTTACGCACAGGCCAGCGCTGCAGATACTTTAGCGGCTTTAAGAGTGGGAGAGGAAGCGGGAGCAGTGGTGGTGAAGATGGAGGAGGATGAGGCAAGTTTGGAGAGTAAGGTGCAGGGTGAGGTGGTGAGAGACATGGAGGTTGAAGAAGGCAGAGGGAGTCCAGCCACAGTGGAGGATCTCCTGCATAAAAGCAGTGCAGAGGTGAGCCTAGCTTTGGCTTCTTCTCACTGA
- the LOC124883936 gene encoding CLK4-associating serine/arginine rich protein isoform X1 gives MWQEARKHERKLRGMMVDYKRRGERRREYYEKIKKDPAQFLQVHGRSYKIHLDPAVALAAESPANMMPWQGDANNMIDRFDVRAHLDYIPTYTPPLLSTSTPEHEMEDRKCNYERYRGLVQNDFANISEEQCLYQIYLDELYGGLAKPNEDEKKKLAEKKVAIGYTYEDSTVAEPHSQSDKEDDNSENSESEEDEGIPDIDVEVDVDELTPEQLLDLNKMATPYGMAEGDFVRMLKKDKEEVEAIKHAKALEAEKAMYSGRRSRRQRREFREKRLKGRQISPPSYARRDSPTYDPYKRPETESSSESRSRSCTPGPEKITFITSFGGSEDEAAPATQTAVPHSGHAPSSLQHSAGHSRGSRRRRSTSSSSSSYSSRSSSRSSSRSSSRSRKARRGRGRRESRRSQSHSRSRRHSRSRSRGRGGNGGSCRRRDRTRSRSNDRDRGRDRDRDRDRDRDRRRYSARRRTRSRSSSRLRGGLRQGALSSRGHRRRDSGSRSPSHSPNRPPQSPSPTHRGSQPAANTISDKLRKPDTPGGKETGAAKPKLTPQERLKIRMQKALNKQSKADKKAAQVKIQQQEHKRQEREGELRAMARKIRMKERERREKERDEWERQYGRQSHSPSPSKHGREHSSHKRRSRSRSRSRSRSPHYRY, from the exons ATGTGGCAGGAGGCCCGCAAACACGAGCGCAAGCTCCGTGGCATGATGGTAGATTACAAGCGCCGTGGCGAGCGCCGCAGAGAGTACTACGAGAAGATC AAAAAAGATCCTGCCCAGTTTCTACAAGTTCACGGCCGATCCTACAAGATCCACCTGGACCCGGCTGTGGCGCTGGCTGCAGAAAGCCCTGCCAACAT gatGCCATGGCAGGGAGATGCCAACAACATGATTGACAGGTTTGACGTGAGGGCCCATCTGGACTACATCCCGACTTACACCCCCCCACTGCTCAGCACATC AACCCCAGAGCACGAGATGGAGGACAGGAAGTGCAACTATGAGCGCTATAGAGGTCTCGTACAGAATGATTTTGCCAACA TCTCAGAGGAGCAGTGTTTATATCAGATCTACCTGGATGAGCTCTACGGTGGCCTGGCCAAACCAAACGAGGATGAGAAGAAAAA ACTCGCTGAGAAAAAGGTCGCCATTGGTTACACGTATGAAGACAGCACGGTGGCGGAGCCTCATTCCCAGTCGGACAAAGAAGACGACAATTCAGAGAACAGTGAATCCGAGGAGGACGAAGGCATTCCTGACATTG ATGTGGAGGTTGATGTTGACGAGCTGACTCCAGAACAGCTGTTGGATCTAAACAAAATGGCGACTCCATATGGAATGGCTGAAGGCGACTTTGTCAG AATGTTGAAGAAGGACAAGGAGGAAGTGGAGGCCATCAAACATGCCAAAGCTCTGGAGGCAGAGAAAGCCATGTACTCT GGCCGCCGCTCTCGCAGACAGAGGAGAGAGTTTAGAGAGAAGAGGCTAAAAGGTAGACAGATCAGTCCACCAAG CTATGCCAGAAGAGACAGCCCAACATACGACCCTTACAAACG GCCAGAGACGGAGTCCAGCTCTGAATCCCGGTCACGATCTTGTACTCCTGGTCCAGAGAAGATCACGTTCATCACCAGCTTCGGAGGCAGTGAAGACGAAGCTGCGCCAGCCACACAAACCGCCGTGCCTCACTCTGGCCACGCCCCCTCCAGCTTGCAGCACTCTGCAGGTCATAGCAGGGGCTCCCG GAGACGAAGGTCAACCTCCAGCAGCTCCTCTTCTTACTCATCCCGCTCCTCATCCCGGTCCTCCTCTCGGTCATCTTCCCGTTCACGCAAAGCCCGGCGTGGACGCGGGAGAAGAGAAAGCCGGCGCTCACAAAGTCATTCACGATCGAGACGGCACTCCAGGTCTCGCTCCAGAGGTAGAGGAGGGAACGGAGGATCCTGTAGGAGACGTGACCGGACAAGATCGCGGTCCAATGACCGAGACAGAGgcagagatagagatagagacAGGGATAGAGATAGGGACAGGAGACGATACTCAGCACGCAGACGAACAAG GTCTCGCTCCAGTTCGCGGCTGCGTGGTGGTTTGAGGCAGGGAGCTTTGAGCAGTCGAGGACACCGTCGGAGAGACAGCGGCAGCCGCAGTCCCTCTCATTCTCCAAACCGCCCACCCCAGAGTCCCTCTCCTACCCACAGAGGGTCCCAGCCTGCTGCCAACACCATCTCTGACAAACTGAGAAA GCCTGACACTCCGGGCGGTAAAGAGACGGGAGCTGCCAAA CCCAAGCTGACCCCCCAGGAGCGGCTGAAGATACGAATGCAGAAGGCACTCAACAAGCAAT CCAAGGCGGATAAGAAAGCTGCTCAAGTGAAGATCCAGCAGCAGGAACACAAAcgacag GAGCGAGAAGGAGAACTACGAGCCATGGCACGCAAGATCCGTATGAA GGAGCGTGAGCGACGTGAGAAAGAGAGGGACGAATGGGAACGACAGTACGGACGACAGAGCCATTCGCCTTCTCCCTCCAAACACG GCCGGGAACACAGCTCACACAAAAG AAGGTCGCGGTCTCGCTCTCGCTCTCGCTCTCGGAGTCCACATTACAGATACTGA
- the LOC124883936 gene encoding CLK4-associating serine/arginine rich protein isoform X2 yields MWQEARKHERKLRGMMVDYKRRGERRREYYEKIKKDPAQFLQVHGRSYKIHLDPAVALAAESPANMMPWQGDANNMIDRFDVRAHLDYIPTYTPPLLSTSTPEHEMEDRKCNYERYRGLVQNDFANISEEQCLYQIYLDELYGGLAKPNEDEKKKLAEKKVAIGYTYEDSTVAEPHSQSDKEDDNSENSESEEDEGIPDIDVEVDVDELTPEQLLDLNKMATPYGMAEGDFVRMLKKDKEEVEAIKHAKALEAEKAMYSGRRSRRQRREFREKRLKGRQISPPSYARRDSPTYDPYKRPETESSSESRSRSCTPGPEKITFITSFGGSEDEAAPATQTAVPHSGHAPSSLQHSAGHSRGSRRRRSTSSSSSSYSSRSSSRSSSRSSSRSRKARRGRGRRESRRSQSHSRSRRHSRSRSRGRGGNGGSCRRRDRTRSRSNDRDRGRDRDRDRDRDRDRRRYSARRRTRSRSSSRLRGGLRQGALSSRGHRRRDSGSRSPSHSPNRPPQSPSPTHRGSQPAANTISDKLRKPDTPGGKETGAAKPKLTPQERLKIRMQKALNKQSKADKKAAQVKIQQQEHKRQEREGELRAMARKIRMKERERREKERDEWERQYGRQSHSPSPSKHGREHSSHKRSRSRSRSRSRSPHYRY; encoded by the exons ATGTGGCAGGAGGCCCGCAAACACGAGCGCAAGCTCCGTGGCATGATGGTAGATTACAAGCGCCGTGGCGAGCGCCGCAGAGAGTACTACGAGAAGATC AAAAAAGATCCTGCCCAGTTTCTACAAGTTCACGGCCGATCCTACAAGATCCACCTGGACCCGGCTGTGGCGCTGGCTGCAGAAAGCCCTGCCAACAT gatGCCATGGCAGGGAGATGCCAACAACATGATTGACAGGTTTGACGTGAGGGCCCATCTGGACTACATCCCGACTTACACCCCCCCACTGCTCAGCACATC AACCCCAGAGCACGAGATGGAGGACAGGAAGTGCAACTATGAGCGCTATAGAGGTCTCGTACAGAATGATTTTGCCAACA TCTCAGAGGAGCAGTGTTTATATCAGATCTACCTGGATGAGCTCTACGGTGGCCTGGCCAAACCAAACGAGGATGAGAAGAAAAA ACTCGCTGAGAAAAAGGTCGCCATTGGTTACACGTATGAAGACAGCACGGTGGCGGAGCCTCATTCCCAGTCGGACAAAGAAGACGACAATTCAGAGAACAGTGAATCCGAGGAGGACGAAGGCATTCCTGACATTG ATGTGGAGGTTGATGTTGACGAGCTGACTCCAGAACAGCTGTTGGATCTAAACAAAATGGCGACTCCATATGGAATGGCTGAAGGCGACTTTGTCAG AATGTTGAAGAAGGACAAGGAGGAAGTGGAGGCCATCAAACATGCCAAAGCTCTGGAGGCAGAGAAAGCCATGTACTCT GGCCGCCGCTCTCGCAGACAGAGGAGAGAGTTTAGAGAGAAGAGGCTAAAAGGTAGACAGATCAGTCCACCAAG CTATGCCAGAAGAGACAGCCCAACATACGACCCTTACAAACG GCCAGAGACGGAGTCCAGCTCTGAATCCCGGTCACGATCTTGTACTCCTGGTCCAGAGAAGATCACGTTCATCACCAGCTTCGGAGGCAGTGAAGACGAAGCTGCGCCAGCCACACAAACCGCCGTGCCTCACTCTGGCCACGCCCCCTCCAGCTTGCAGCACTCTGCAGGTCATAGCAGGGGCTCCCG GAGACGAAGGTCAACCTCCAGCAGCTCCTCTTCTTACTCATCCCGCTCCTCATCCCGGTCCTCCTCTCGGTCATCTTCCCGTTCACGCAAAGCCCGGCGTGGACGCGGGAGAAGAGAAAGCCGGCGCTCACAAAGTCATTCACGATCGAGACGGCACTCCAGGTCTCGCTCCAGAGGTAGAGGAGGGAACGGAGGATCCTGTAGGAGACGTGACCGGACAAGATCGCGGTCCAATGACCGAGACAGAGgcagagatagagatagagacAGGGATAGAGATAGGGACAGGAGACGATACTCAGCACGCAGACGAACAAG GTCTCGCTCCAGTTCGCGGCTGCGTGGTGGTTTGAGGCAGGGAGCTTTGAGCAGTCGAGGACACCGTCGGAGAGACAGCGGCAGCCGCAGTCCCTCTCATTCTCCAAACCGCCCACCCCAGAGTCCCTCTCCTACCCACAGAGGGTCCCAGCCTGCTGCCAACACCATCTCTGACAAACTGAGAAA GCCTGACACTCCGGGCGGTAAAGAGACGGGAGCTGCCAAA CCCAAGCTGACCCCCCAGGAGCGGCTGAAGATACGAATGCAGAAGGCACTCAACAAGCAAT CCAAGGCGGATAAGAAAGCTGCTCAAGTGAAGATCCAGCAGCAGGAACACAAAcgacag GAGCGAGAAGGAGAACTACGAGCCATGGCACGCAAGATCCGTATGAA GGAGCGTGAGCGACGTGAGAAAGAGAGGGACGAATGGGAACGACAGTACGGACGACAGAGCCATTCGCCTTCTCCCTCCAAACACG GCCGGGAACACAGCTCACACAAAAG GTCGCGGTCTCGCTCTCGCTCTCGCTCTCGGAGTCCACATTACAGATACTGA